One genomic window of Corticium candelabrum chromosome 21, ooCorCand1.1, whole genome shotgun sequence includes the following:
- the LOC134196152 gene encoding sperm axonemal maintenance protein CFAP97D1-like isoform X2, producing the protein MFRAAQSTEPVNSRYLQEKWDATTYTMHRQRVRAARPTVDTTQPSLHPHVRSKARKRQLDETRFAQIEKDNRKLLEHMTHIMKRKGRIDHHNDYYHKSTNSCKRQRELDRIAQENEKMLGRIASLQPVYSTVKWAAESKEHQQQLFISSRYSRNRRTQLPALNRTPARERRGLSSSLEPHFTSHSRTSYTSDNEHRLITTKPLPYIGETPEEPEETDRD; encoded by the exons ATGTTTAGAGCAGCACAGTCAACAGAACCAGTTAATAGCCGCTACCTTCAAGAAAAGTGGGATGCTACAACGTATACCATGCATCGGCAAAGG GTGAGAGCTGCAAGGCCGACGGTAGACACTACGCAGCCATCGCTCCATCCTCATGTTCGCTCCAAAGCGAGAAAACGACAG CTAGACGAAACACGATTCGCTCAAATTGAGAAAGACAATAGAAAACTATTGGAACACATGACTCATATCATGAAGAGGAAAGGAAGAATAGACCATCATAACGATTACTACCACAAAAG CACAAACAGTTGTAAACGACAGAGAGAATTGGATAGAATAGCACAAGAAAATGAA AAGATGCTTGGTAGGATTGCATCACTGCAACCTGTTTACAGTACAGTAAAATGG GCAGCAGAAAGCAAGGAACATCAGCAGCAACTGTTTATCAGTTCCAGATACTCACGAAATAGAAGAACCCAGCTTCCTGCTCTGAATAGAACACCTGCACGT GAAAGAAGAGGACTATCTTCCAGTTTGGAG CCACATTTCACATCACACAGCAGAACAAGCTACACATCAGATAATGAACATCGACTGATAACCACAAAGCCTCTCCCATACATTGGAGAGACTCCTGAAGAACCAGAAGAGACTGATAGAGACTAG
- the LOC134196151 gene encoding uncharacterized protein LOC134196151 isoform X2, which yields MRQERHKAEIRRAVNDEELERIADKLNGEDTSTGWSEEGRRPCPFSRPRVVPVKHLQNLINSGVATVTASVALGLADLPRNEAESPTRSSQLQTSGLFGLQLSSSKATMSSSMSVAVAKILESSANAHSEVCGLDAAESHRKEITRPTRQGRRRGTKRKYASHKTVVSTSAISPCETGYQSSQYEAASAFNKKLVTCLRAVDTQTFGNKPFELTKSMPVSVSMSQESELPVSVSLTPVVFHTSGYSSPVPSVAVVTTTSTVTSLGIHTTTTTRATTKVLGSLSINRPSCAVSLTPPTVSQVRFMCPVTAIQHESTLQLTQSLSDMKSSIPRVTSSSVLLTSSFLKQLPVTTSKPLYSQSVLSRQALTATTSLLSCPSRLSVTSSLNSNVSLESWVSCAVPANPATTASTTTTAQLFSGTLVNQQSLRTLGNVYVMSSSDGQPGRAILLPHHGTSTTPSAFSLIPLSAANIVPSQPLPSSHTPLSGVNLSSLSHSDLTTSTVSKSVQAISACCAGAPLVNNFQSVTTRSISKEQVVLPPASGQTGTCQAGAADFTETGSPDSEVTQAAKELVRLQTGSGSSSDSTTALLLRNPSLLEATTTLLSLQTSAVAPASRVVSDHDKSKNQEHAEMCHDDEETIPLQMERKEATEQQQHAALHIGECGAAQELKQDMLKTSNNSHMSAQEVLRFGETSSLEVREDNSSTGKGEDELVVQSFSEASTVISPSVVSASSGRVIASLPDQLFCKGEGNLKNMTPTLTTATATSIVPFVLTTTTSAGIHTAHSLYSTSSSLGSLCSQESTEGSSQQTGSCSPHLLSCHTLQPAAQTPNQSACLTTLGSAVQHKKVGHSLAVVTPHLTSDLFAKQQGFTTPSSSPTLRQLSSTRQDTSLRPFPVVSTLLPCSGTIISTQSPLTQPSWSMPQGVLVSSCTSHSHTGAIHLRIQGSTVTAQQSVATSLSGSGTSSQAVVTTGNTQQNRVQPISLRPSSLSAHVTPVASQPAFSDVHSMLDVFRDMTTDSQLQDESDADQLKSIIDELGVNLDDPESFLSSDHLSFEASLDPDILSDVFAAISAADTTVSHSSSSLFASVSSLTNELTVTRNLPVSSFDQPYTHSHQTHRDSNQGGNKGRGKRPSHLERSVSYSYPTTRPANIITTRRSSAAASLTDHSDGDDSSGLRHSKRKRKLTAVMTDDPYPAPRTETITVPSWIKAALALMYRVCRVRGSNRPKSEASASSWFLDPIDLNEVPDYCDKVKHPMDFTTIKKKLEAGLYSHYSQWNADMQLVQQNCYTYNPPGHIVRIDCDEVFRFYNAAYEKLVERWQRTPELIEKTTTLQRPVEC from the exons ATGAGGCAAG AAAGACATAAAGCTGAAATACGACGAGCTGTCAATGACGAAGAGTTGGAACGAATAGCAGACAA ACTAAATGGAGAAGATACTTCTACAGGTTGGtctgaagaaggaagacgacCTTGTCCATTTTCACGACCCCGTGTGGTACCTGTAAAGCACTTGCAGAATCTTATCAATAGTGGAGTGGCTACTGTCACTGCTAGTGTTGCATTGGGATTGGCAGATCTACCAAGAAATGAAGCAGAGTCTCCTACTAGGTCTTCACAGTTGCAGACATCAGGATTATTTGGACTACAGCTCTCCTCATCAAAAGCAACAATGAGCAGCTCAATGTCTGTAGCTGTAGCTAAAATTTTAGAGTCCAGTGCCAATGCTCACAGTGAAGTATGTGGTTTAGATGCAGCAGAGTCACACAGGAAGGAGATCACAAGGCCAACACGACAAGGAAGAAGACGGGGAACAAAGAGAAAATACGCATCTCATAAAACTGTAGTCAGTACAAGTGCTATATCTCCATGTGAAACTGGTTATCAGTCATCTCAATATGAAGCAGCTAGTGCCTTCAACAAGAAGCTTGTGACCTGTTTAAGAGCAGTAGATACTCAAACATTTGGAAACAAGCCATTTGAGTTAACGAAGTCAATGCCTGTATCAGTGTCTATGAGTCAGGAATCTGAACTTCCAGTCTCTGTGTCACTGACTCCAGTTGTCTTTCACACTAGCGGTTACTCTTCACCTGTGCCATCCGTGGCAGTTGTGACCACTACGTCAACAGTGACCTCGCTTGGTATTCatacaaccacaacaacaaggGCAACAACGAAGGTATTAGGGTCATTGTCTATCAACAGGCCTTCATGTGCAGTGTCTCTCACACCGCCAACCGTTTCACAAGTTCGGTTTATGTGTCCAGTAActgcaatacaacatgaaAGTACATTACAGTTAACTCAGTCATTGTCAGATATGAAAAGTAGTATCCCTCGTGTCACTTCTTCCTCCGTATTGTTGACATCTtctttcttaaaacaactgCCAGTTACTACTTCCAAGCCATTGTACTCTCAATCTGTTCTTTCTAGACAAGCTTTAACTGCTACTACATCATTATTGTCTTGTCCTAGCCGTCTTTCTGTTACATCTAGTCTAAATTCAAATGTGTCATTAGAGAGTTGGGTGTCATGTGCTGTACCCGCTAACCCAGCTACAACAGCATCCACAACCACTACAGCTCAACTATTTTCTGGCACTTTGGTCAATCAGCAATCACTGAGAACATTAGGAAATGTCTATGTCATGAGTAGCAGTGATGGGCAACCAGGGAGAGCAATTCTTTTGCCACATCATGGTACATCAACAACTCCATCTGCTTTCTCTCTCATTCCCCTATCTGCAGCCAACATTGTACCATCTCAACCACTTCCCTCATCTCATACGCCACTTTCAGGAGTCAATTTGTCATCACTTAGTCATTCTGACTTGACTACATCCACAGTTTCTAAGTCTGTACAGGCTATTTCTGCATGCTGTGCTGGTGCTCCTTTAGTGAACAATTTTCAGTCTGTTACAACTCGTAGTATTAGCAAAGAACAAGTTGTGTTGCCACCTGCtagtggacagacaggtactTGTCAGGCAGGAGCAGCTGATTTTACTGAAACAGGCAGTCCTGACAGTGAAGTAACCCAAGCTGCAAAAGAACTTGTAAGGCTTCAGACTGGCAGTGGATCTTCAAGTGACAGCACGACTGCATTACTGCTTCGTAACCCATCTCTGTtagaagcaacaacaacattgctGTCCCTTCAGACTAGTGCTGTAGCACCTGCCAGCAGAGTAGTCAGCGATCATGATAAAAGCAAGAACCAAGAACATGCAGAAATGTGCCACGATGATGAAGAAACAATACCTTTGCAAATGGAGCGAAAAGAGGCAACTGAGCAACAACAGCATGCTGCACTTCACATAGGAGAGTGTGGTGCTGCACAAGAGCTTAAACAGGACATGCTGAAAACTAGTAACAATAGTCACATGTCTGCACAGGAAGTGTTGAGGTTTGGGGAAACAAGTTCTTTGGAAGTAAGAGAGGATAACAGCAGTACAGGCAAAGGGGAGGATGAGTTGGTAGTTCAGTCATTCAGTGAGGCATCTACTGTGATCAGTCCGTCAGTGGTGTCTGCCAGTTCAGGCCGTGTGATAGCAAGTTTGCCTGACCAGCTCTTTTGCAAAGGTGAAGGAAATCTAAAGAACATGACTCCTACACTTACAACTGCAACAGCCACATCAATTGTCCCATTTGTTCTCACGACAACTACCAGTGCTGGTATTCATACCGCACACTCCTTGTACTCAACATCATCAAGCTTGGGTTCCCTTTGTTCTCAAGAATCTACTGAAGGTAGTAGTCAACAAACTGGTTCCTGTTCACCTCATTTGTTGAGCTGTCATACTTTACAACCAGCTGCTCAAACTCCAAACCAATCAGCTTGCCTAACTACGCTAGGTTCAGCAGTACAGCATAAAAAAGTAGGGCACAGCTTGGCAGTAGTGACACCTCATCTAACGTCTGATTTATTTGCTAAACAACAAGGTTTTACCACTCCATCTAGTAGTCCTACATTAAGGCAGCTTTCAAGTACAAGGCAAGATACAAGCTTGCGACCTTTCCCAGTGGTCTCAACATTACTGCCATGTAGTGGTACAATAATTTCTACACAATCACCACTGACACAACCTAGTTGGTCTATGCCACAGGGTGTTTTAGTTTCTTCATGTACATCACATAGTCACACTGGAGCCATTCACTTAAGAATTCAAGGCAGCACAGTAACTGCACAACAGTCAGTTGCAACATCTCTTTCAGGCAGTGGAACCTCTTCACAAGCTGTTGTAACTACTGGAAATACCCAACAAAACAGAGTTCAGCCTATTTCATTACGGCCATCCTCTTTATCAGCTCATGTTACTCCAGTTGCTTCTCAGCCTGCATTTTCAGATGTTCATAGTATGTTGGATGTGTTTAGGGACATGACAACAGACTCACAGTTGCAAGATGAGTCTGACGCAGATCAGTTGAAATCAATTATTGATGAATTGGGTGTCAACTTAGATGACCCTGAGTCATTCCTGTCAAGTGACCATCTTTCATTTGAAGCATCTTTAGACCCTGATATTTTATCAGATGTTTTTGCTGCTATATCAGCTGCTGATACAACAGTGTCTCACTCGTCATCCTCTCTTTTTGCATCAGTTTCATCTCTAACAAATGAACTAACCGTTACAAGGAACCTACCAGTGTCTTCATTTGACCAACCATATACACACAGTCATCAAACTCACAGAGACAGCAACCAAGGAGGAAACAAAGGTAGAGGGAAGAGACCTAGTCATCTGGAGAGGTCAGTGTCATACTCATATCCAACAACCAGACCAGCAAACATCATCACAACGAGACGAAGCTCAGCAGCAGCTTCACTGACAGATCACTCAGATGGAGATGATAGCTCAGGACTACGACACAGCAAACGAAAACGCAAGCTGACCGCAGTTATGACAGATGATCCATACCCTGCTCCAAGAACCGAAACAATTACTGTACCATCATGGATTAAGGCTGCTCTTGC TTTGATGTATCGTGTATGTCGTGTGCGAGGTTCTAATCGGCCTAAAAGTGAAGCAAGTGCTTCATCTTGGTTTCTTGATCCCA TTGATTTGAATGAGGTTCCTGATTATTGTGATAAAGTAAAACATCCAATGGACTTTACAACAATAAAAAAGAAGTTAGAG GCTGGCCTCTATAGTCATTACTCACAATGGAATGCTGACATGCAACTTGTACAGCAGAACTGTTACACATACAACCCTCCTGGACACATCGTCAGAATA GATTGTGATGAGGTTTTTCGCTTCTACAATGCAGCATATGAAAAGTTGGTTGAAAGGTGGCAGAGA ACACCAGAACTGATTGAGAAGACAACTACTTTACAGAGACCTGTTGAATGCTGA
- the LOC134196152 gene encoding sperm axonemal maintenance protein CFAP97D1-like isoform X1, with amino-acid sequence MFRAAQSTEPVNSRYLQEKWDATTYTMHRQRVRAARPTVDTTQPSLHPHVRSKARKRQLDETRFAQIEKDNRKLLEHMTHIMKRKGRIDHHNDYYHKSTNSCKRQRELDRIAQENEKMLGRIASLQPVYSTVKWLCIQAAESKEHQQQLFISSRYSRNRRTQLPALNRTPARERRGLSSSLEPHFTSHSRTSYTSDNEHRLITTKPLPYIGETPEEPEETDRD; translated from the exons ATGTTTAGAGCAGCACAGTCAACAGAACCAGTTAATAGCCGCTACCTTCAAGAAAAGTGGGATGCTACAACGTATACCATGCATCGGCAAAGG GTGAGAGCTGCAAGGCCGACGGTAGACACTACGCAGCCATCGCTCCATCCTCATGTTCGCTCCAAAGCGAGAAAACGACAG CTAGACGAAACACGATTCGCTCAAATTGAGAAAGACAATAGAAAACTATTGGAACACATGACTCATATCATGAAGAGGAAAGGAAGAATAGACCATCATAACGATTACTACCACAAAAG CACAAACAGTTGTAAACGACAGAGAGAATTGGATAGAATAGCACAAGAAAATGAA AAGATGCTTGGTAGGATTGCATCACTGCAACCTGTTTACAGTACAGTAAAATGG CTTTGTATACAGGCAGCAGAAAGCAAGGAACATCAGCAGCAACTGTTTATCAGTTCCAGATACTCACGAAATAGAAGAACCCAGCTTCCTGCTCTGAATAGAACACCTGCACGT GAAAGAAGAGGACTATCTTCCAGTTTGGAG CCACATTTCACATCACACAGCAGAACAAGCTACACATCAGATAATGAACATCGACTGATAACCACAAAGCCTCTCCCATACATTGGAGAGACTCCTGAAGAACCAGAAGAGACTGATAGAGACTAG
- the LOC134196635 gene encoding cytoplasmic protein NCK2-like encodes MSDDKVAVVLYDYNSKQDEELTIKKNEKLSVLDDSRTWWLVRNERGQSGYVPSNYVRLEKKSSGGLMGKLNNMMKRTVASSKQEPSDSAATYQQVDLVRTPSQSSAPQGSKNIAIAKYQYDAAREDELSIQKGDHIIVEEKEEDGWWKGECRGCSGWFPSNYVEEVVQASITPTDGSVSSSQSQDDHSMFICVVRALYPFNSGNPEELPFQRGDLMDIVDQPANDPDWWEAVKADGTRGVVPRNYVDVIHDAVPVYPPHKKNFRVVPDEILGIGGHAAASLDGFHSEDWFHGKISRQLAEQLFYVANIGDFLVRESESASGDYSISMKAPGKVKHFKVKSLDSGKLGIGQRKFNTMEELIEHYKHAPIFTTPDGAKYYLVRPFPRQ; translated from the exons ATGTCAGACGACAAGGTTGCTGTAGTGTTGTACGACTATAATTCTAAGCAGGATGAAGAGTTGACAATAAAGAAGAATGAAAAGTTGAGCGTGCTCGATGACTCAAGGACTTGGTGGCTTGTACGCAATGAGCGAGGACAGAGCGGTTATGTTCCATCCAATTATGTTCGCTTAGAGAAGAAGAGCAGTGGAGGACTGATGGGCAAACTGAACAACATGATGAAACGTACAGTAGCGAGTAGTAAGCAAGAGCCATCTGACTCAGCTGCAACTTACCAACAGGTTGATCTTGTGAGAACTCCATCACAGTCTAGTGCGCCTCAAGGGAGCAAGAATATTGCCATTGCCAAATATCAGTATGATGCTGCAAGGGAAGACGAATTGTCAATACAGAAAGGTGACCACATAATTgtagaagagaaagaagaagatGGTTGGTGGAAAGGAGAATGCAGGGGCTGTTCAGGATGGTTTCCTTCCAATTATGTTGAAGAGGTTGTACAGGCTAGCATCACTCCAACTGATGGGTCTGTTAGTTCATCGCAATCGCAAGATGACCATTCAATGTTCATCTGTGTTGTTCGAGCTTTGTATCCATTTAACAGCGGAAATCCCGAGGAATTACCTTTTCAAAGAGGAGATTTGATGGACATTGTTGATCAACCAGCCAATGACCCTGATTGGTGGGAGGCAGTGAAAGCAGATGGAACTCGTGGAGTTGTACCTCGTAACTATGTAGACGTAATTCATGATGCTGTTCCTGTTTATCCTCCACACAAGAAAAATTTCAGAGTTGTTCCTGATGAAATATTGGGTATTGGTGGCCATGCTGCAGCAAGTCTTGATGGCTTCCATTCGGAAGATTGGTTTCATGGCAAGATCTCAAGACAACTAGCTGAGCAATTGTTCTACGTAGCAAACATAGGAGACTTCTTGGTGAGAGAGAGTGAAAGTGCG tCTGGTGACTACTCTATTTCAATGAAAGCTCCTGGAAAAGTGAAGCATTTCAAAGTGAAATCTCTTGACTCAGGGAAACTTGGAATTGGTCAGAGAAAATTCAACACAATGGAAGAGTTGATAGAGCACTATAAGCATGCTCCTATCTTCACAACACCCGATGGAGCGAAGTACTACCTGGTTAGACCTTTTCCTAGACAATAG
- the LOC134196151 gene encoding uncharacterized protein LOC134196151 isoform X1, which translates to MHEQQNELNRQEVKGKLRRLELEAYSAVVYSLRAQGNFDEEKRQLLTLLRQHLGVSEERHKAEIRRAVNDEELERIADKLNGEDTSTGWSEEGRRPCPFSRPRVVPVKHLQNLINSGVATVTASVALGLADLPRNEAESPTRSSQLQTSGLFGLQLSSSKATMSSSMSVAVAKILESSANAHSEVCGLDAAESHRKEITRPTRQGRRRGTKRKYASHKTVVSTSAISPCETGYQSSQYEAASAFNKKLVTCLRAVDTQTFGNKPFELTKSMPVSVSMSQESELPVSVSLTPVVFHTSGYSSPVPSVAVVTTTSTVTSLGIHTTTTTRATTKVLGSLSINRPSCAVSLTPPTVSQVRFMCPVTAIQHESTLQLTQSLSDMKSSIPRVTSSSVLLTSSFLKQLPVTTSKPLYSQSVLSRQALTATTSLLSCPSRLSVTSSLNSNVSLESWVSCAVPANPATTASTTTTAQLFSGTLVNQQSLRTLGNVYVMSSSDGQPGRAILLPHHGTSTTPSAFSLIPLSAANIVPSQPLPSSHTPLSGVNLSSLSHSDLTTSTVSKSVQAISACCAGAPLVNNFQSVTTRSISKEQVVLPPASGQTGTCQAGAADFTETGSPDSEVTQAAKELVRLQTGSGSSSDSTTALLLRNPSLLEATTTLLSLQTSAVAPASRVVSDHDKSKNQEHAEMCHDDEETIPLQMERKEATEQQQHAALHIGECGAAQELKQDMLKTSNNSHMSAQEVLRFGETSSLEVREDNSSTGKGEDELVVQSFSEASTVISPSVVSASSGRVIASLPDQLFCKGEGNLKNMTPTLTTATATSIVPFVLTTTTSAGIHTAHSLYSTSSSLGSLCSQESTEGSSQQTGSCSPHLLSCHTLQPAAQTPNQSACLTTLGSAVQHKKVGHSLAVVTPHLTSDLFAKQQGFTTPSSSPTLRQLSSTRQDTSLRPFPVVSTLLPCSGTIISTQSPLTQPSWSMPQGVLVSSCTSHSHTGAIHLRIQGSTVTAQQSVATSLSGSGTSSQAVVTTGNTQQNRVQPISLRPSSLSAHVTPVASQPAFSDVHSMLDVFRDMTTDSQLQDESDADQLKSIIDELGVNLDDPESFLSSDHLSFEASLDPDILSDVFAAISAADTTVSHSSSSLFASVSSLTNELTVTRNLPVSSFDQPYTHSHQTHRDSNQGGNKGRGKRPSHLERSVSYSYPTTRPANIITTRRSSAAASLTDHSDGDDSSGLRHSKRKRKLTAVMTDDPYPAPRTETITVPSWIKAALALMYRVCRVRGSNRPKSEASASSWFLDPIDLNEVPDYCDKVKHPMDFTTIKKKLEAGLYSHYSQWNADMQLVQQNCYTYNPPGHIVRIDCDEVFRFYNAAYEKLVERWQRTPELIEKTTTLQRPVEC; encoded by the exons ATGCATGAACAACAAAACGAATTGAATCGTCAGGAGGTAAAAGGAAAACTGAGAAGACTGG AATTAGAAGCTTACTCGGCCGTAGTGTATTCGTTGAGAGCACAGGGAAATTTTGACGA AGAGAAGAGACAACTTCTCACATTGCTGCGTCAACACCTAGG TGTGTCTGAAGAAAGACATAAAGCTGAAATACGACGAGCTGTCAATGACGAAGAGTTGGAACGAATAGCAGACAA ACTAAATGGAGAAGATACTTCTACAGGTTGGtctgaagaaggaagacgacCTTGTCCATTTTCACGACCCCGTGTGGTACCTGTAAAGCACTTGCAGAATCTTATCAATAGTGGAGTGGCTACTGTCACTGCTAGTGTTGCATTGGGATTGGCAGATCTACCAAGAAATGAAGCAGAGTCTCCTACTAGGTCTTCACAGTTGCAGACATCAGGATTATTTGGACTACAGCTCTCCTCATCAAAAGCAACAATGAGCAGCTCAATGTCTGTAGCTGTAGCTAAAATTTTAGAGTCCAGTGCCAATGCTCACAGTGAAGTATGTGGTTTAGATGCAGCAGAGTCACACAGGAAGGAGATCACAAGGCCAACACGACAAGGAAGAAGACGGGGAACAAAGAGAAAATACGCATCTCATAAAACTGTAGTCAGTACAAGTGCTATATCTCCATGTGAAACTGGTTATCAGTCATCTCAATATGAAGCAGCTAGTGCCTTCAACAAGAAGCTTGTGACCTGTTTAAGAGCAGTAGATACTCAAACATTTGGAAACAAGCCATTTGAGTTAACGAAGTCAATGCCTGTATCAGTGTCTATGAGTCAGGAATCTGAACTTCCAGTCTCTGTGTCACTGACTCCAGTTGTCTTTCACACTAGCGGTTACTCTTCACCTGTGCCATCCGTGGCAGTTGTGACCACTACGTCAACAGTGACCTCGCTTGGTATTCatacaaccacaacaacaaggGCAACAACGAAGGTATTAGGGTCATTGTCTATCAACAGGCCTTCATGTGCAGTGTCTCTCACACCGCCAACCGTTTCACAAGTTCGGTTTATGTGTCCAGTAActgcaatacaacatgaaAGTACATTACAGTTAACTCAGTCATTGTCAGATATGAAAAGTAGTATCCCTCGTGTCACTTCTTCCTCCGTATTGTTGACATCTtctttcttaaaacaactgCCAGTTACTACTTCCAAGCCATTGTACTCTCAATCTGTTCTTTCTAGACAAGCTTTAACTGCTACTACATCATTATTGTCTTGTCCTAGCCGTCTTTCTGTTACATCTAGTCTAAATTCAAATGTGTCATTAGAGAGTTGGGTGTCATGTGCTGTACCCGCTAACCCAGCTACAACAGCATCCACAACCACTACAGCTCAACTATTTTCTGGCACTTTGGTCAATCAGCAATCACTGAGAACATTAGGAAATGTCTATGTCATGAGTAGCAGTGATGGGCAACCAGGGAGAGCAATTCTTTTGCCACATCATGGTACATCAACAACTCCATCTGCTTTCTCTCTCATTCCCCTATCTGCAGCCAACATTGTACCATCTCAACCACTTCCCTCATCTCATACGCCACTTTCAGGAGTCAATTTGTCATCACTTAGTCATTCTGACTTGACTACATCCACAGTTTCTAAGTCTGTACAGGCTATTTCTGCATGCTGTGCTGGTGCTCCTTTAGTGAACAATTTTCAGTCTGTTACAACTCGTAGTATTAGCAAAGAACAAGTTGTGTTGCCACCTGCtagtggacagacaggtactTGTCAGGCAGGAGCAGCTGATTTTACTGAAACAGGCAGTCCTGACAGTGAAGTAACCCAAGCTGCAAAAGAACTTGTAAGGCTTCAGACTGGCAGTGGATCTTCAAGTGACAGCACGACTGCATTACTGCTTCGTAACCCATCTCTGTtagaagcaacaacaacattgctGTCCCTTCAGACTAGTGCTGTAGCACCTGCCAGCAGAGTAGTCAGCGATCATGATAAAAGCAAGAACCAAGAACATGCAGAAATGTGCCACGATGATGAAGAAACAATACCTTTGCAAATGGAGCGAAAAGAGGCAACTGAGCAACAACAGCATGCTGCACTTCACATAGGAGAGTGTGGTGCTGCACAAGAGCTTAAACAGGACATGCTGAAAACTAGTAACAATAGTCACATGTCTGCACAGGAAGTGTTGAGGTTTGGGGAAACAAGTTCTTTGGAAGTAAGAGAGGATAACAGCAGTACAGGCAAAGGGGAGGATGAGTTGGTAGTTCAGTCATTCAGTGAGGCATCTACTGTGATCAGTCCGTCAGTGGTGTCTGCCAGTTCAGGCCGTGTGATAGCAAGTTTGCCTGACCAGCTCTTTTGCAAAGGTGAAGGAAATCTAAAGAACATGACTCCTACACTTACAACTGCAACAGCCACATCAATTGTCCCATTTGTTCTCACGACAACTACCAGTGCTGGTATTCATACCGCACACTCCTTGTACTCAACATCATCAAGCTTGGGTTCCCTTTGTTCTCAAGAATCTACTGAAGGTAGTAGTCAACAAACTGGTTCCTGTTCACCTCATTTGTTGAGCTGTCATACTTTACAACCAGCTGCTCAAACTCCAAACCAATCAGCTTGCCTAACTACGCTAGGTTCAGCAGTACAGCATAAAAAAGTAGGGCACAGCTTGGCAGTAGTGACACCTCATCTAACGTCTGATTTATTTGCTAAACAACAAGGTTTTACCACTCCATCTAGTAGTCCTACATTAAGGCAGCTTTCAAGTACAAGGCAAGATACAAGCTTGCGACCTTTCCCAGTGGTCTCAACATTACTGCCATGTAGTGGTACAATAATTTCTACACAATCACCACTGACACAACCTAGTTGGTCTATGCCACAGGGTGTTTTAGTTTCTTCATGTACATCACATAGTCACACTGGAGCCATTCACTTAAGAATTCAAGGCAGCACAGTAACTGCACAACAGTCAGTTGCAACATCTCTTTCAGGCAGTGGAACCTCTTCACAAGCTGTTGTAACTACTGGAAATACCCAACAAAACAGAGTTCAGCCTATTTCATTACGGCCATCCTCTTTATCAGCTCATGTTACTCCAGTTGCTTCTCAGCCTGCATTTTCAGATGTTCATAGTATGTTGGATGTGTTTAGGGACATGACAACAGACTCACAGTTGCAAGATGAGTCTGACGCAGATCAGTTGAAATCAATTATTGATGAATTGGGTGTCAACTTAGATGACCCTGAGTCATTCCTGTCAAGTGACCATCTTTCATTTGAAGCATCTTTAGACCCTGATATTTTATCAGATGTTTTTGCTGCTATATCAGCTGCTGATACAACAGTGTCTCACTCGTCATCCTCTCTTTTTGCATCAGTTTCATCTCTAACAAATGAACTAACCGTTACAAGGAACCTACCAGTGTCTTCATTTGACCAACCATATACACACAGTCATCAAACTCACAGAGACAGCAACCAAGGAGGAAACAAAGGTAGAGGGAAGAGACCTAGTCATCTGGAGAGGTCAGTGTCATACTCATATCCAACAACCAGACCAGCAAACATCATCACAACGAGACGAAGCTCAGCAGCAGCTTCACTGACAGATCACTCAGATGGAGATGATAGCTCAGGACTACGACACAGCAAACGAAAACGCAAGCTGACCGCAGTTATGACAGATGATCCATACCCTGCTCCAAGAACCGAAACAATTACTGTACCATCATGGATTAAGGCTGCTCTTGC TTTGATGTATCGTGTATGTCGTGTGCGAGGTTCTAATCGGCCTAAAAGTGAAGCAAGTGCTTCATCTTGGTTTCTTGATCCCA TTGATTTGAATGAGGTTCCTGATTATTGTGATAAAGTAAAACATCCAATGGACTTTACAACAATAAAAAAGAAGTTAGAG GCTGGCCTCTATAGTCATTACTCACAATGGAATGCTGACATGCAACTTGTACAGCAGAACTGTTACACATACAACCCTCCTGGACACATCGTCAGAATA GATTGTGATGAGGTTTTTCGCTTCTACAATGCAGCATATGAAAAGTTGGTTGAAAGGTGGCAGAGA ACACCAGAACTGATTGAGAAGACAACTACTTTACAGAGACCTGTTGAATGCTGA